A genomic region of Ensifer adhaerens contains the following coding sequences:
- the lpdA gene encoding dihydrolipoyl dehydrogenase, with protein sequence MAENYDVIVIGSGPGGYIAAIRAAQLGLKTAVVEREHLAGICSNWGCIPTKALLRSAEVLHYAQHPGAYGVKIEGTVTPDLKAIVARSRGIAERMNGGVGFLMKKNKVDVIWGEAKLTKPGEIVVGKATKPVVQPQAPLPKNTKGEGTYTAKHIIIATGARPRALPGIEPDGKLIWTYFEAMKPEEMPKSLLVMGSGAIGIEFASFYRTMGVDVTVVEVMPTVMPVEDAEISGIAKKQFEKQGMKIHLQAKVTKVEKAANSVTAHVEMKDGKVEKITADRMISAVGVQGNIENLGLETLGVKTDRGCIVIDGYGKTNVPGVYAIGDVAGPPMLAHKAEHEAVICVEKIAGLPNVHPMDKLKIPGCTYCHPQVASVGLTEAKAKELGRDIRVGRFPFVANGKAIALGEDQGLVKTIFDKKTGELLGAHMVGAEVTELIQGFVVAMNLETTEEDLMHTIFPHPTISETMKESVLDAYGRALNA encoded by the coding sequence ATGGCTGAGAATTACGACGTCATCGTCATCGGTTCGGGTCCGGGGGGCTATATCGCCGCCATCCGTGCGGCACAGCTTGGTTTGAAGACCGCGGTCGTCGAGCGCGAGCATCTGGCCGGAATTTGCTCCAACTGGGGCTGTATCCCGACCAAGGCGCTGCTGCGCTCCGCCGAAGTTCTCCACTACGCCCAGCATCCGGGCGCCTATGGCGTGAAGATCGAAGGCACGGTGACGCCGGACCTGAAGGCGATCGTCGCCCGTTCGCGCGGCATCGCCGAGCGCATGAACGGCGGCGTCGGCTTCCTGATGAAGAAGAACAAGGTCGACGTGATCTGGGGCGAAGCCAAGCTGACGAAGCCAGGCGAGATCGTCGTCGGCAAGGCGACGAAGCCGGTGGTCCAGCCGCAGGCGCCGCTGCCGAAGAACACCAAGGGCGAAGGCACCTACACCGCCAAGCATATCATCATCGCGACCGGCGCCCGTCCTCGCGCGCTGCCGGGCATCGAGCCCGATGGCAAGCTCATCTGGACCTATTTCGAGGCGATGAAGCCCGAGGAAATGCCGAAGTCGCTGCTGGTCATGGGCTCAGGCGCGATCGGCATCGAATTCGCCTCCTTCTATCGCACCATGGGCGTCGACGTGACCGTTGTCGAAGTCATGCCGACCGTCATGCCGGTCGAAGACGCCGAGATCTCGGGCATTGCCAAGAAGCAGTTCGAAAAGCAGGGCATGAAGATCCACCTTCAGGCCAAGGTAACGAAGGTCGAGAAGGCTGCCAACTCGGTGACCGCCCATGTCGAGATGAAGGATGGCAAGGTCGAGAAGATCACTGCCGATCGCATGATCTCGGCTGTCGGCGTCCAGGGCAATATCGAGAACCTCGGCCTCGAAACGCTCGGCGTGAAGACCGACCGCGGATGCATCGTCATCGACGGCTACGGCAAGACCAATGTTCCCGGCGTTTATGCGATCGGAGACGTTGCCGGCCCGCCGATGCTCGCCCACAAGGCCGAACATGAGGCCGTCATCTGCGTCGAAAAGATCGCAGGCCTTCCGAACGTCCACCCGATGGACAAGCTGAAGATCCCAGGCTGCACCTATTGCCACCCGCAGGTCGCTTCCGTCGGTCTCACAGAAGCCAAGGCAAAGGAACTCGGCCGTGACATCCGCGTCGGCCGCTTCCCCTTCGTCGCAAACGGCAAGGCGATCGCGCTCGGCGAGGACCAGGGCCTGGTCAAGACGATCTTCGACAAGAAGACCGGCGAACTGCTCGGTGCCCACATGGTCGGCGCCGAAGTCACCGAGCTCATCCAGGGCTTTGTCGTCGCGATGAACCTCGAGACGACCGAAGAAGACCTGATGCACACGATCTTCCCGCATCCGACGATCTCGGAGACGATGAAAGAAAGTGTGCTCGACGCATACGGCCGCGCGCTCAACGCCTGA
- a CDS encoding GlsB/YeaQ/YmgE family stress response membrane protein, producing MSVNGVGILAAIIVGGLAGWLAEKFMGSSMGLIMNIVLGIIGAVVLNFVLAAFGMAYAGWVAYLIIGFIGACLLIAAGRVVKR from the coding sequence ATGAGCGTGAACGGCGTCGGTATCTTGGCTGCGATCATCGTCGGCGGTTTGGCCGGGTGGCTCGCGGAGAAGTTCATGGGCAGCAGCATGGGGCTGATCATGAACATAGTGCTCGGCATCATCGGTGCGGTGGTGCTGAATTTTGTCCTGGCGGCCTTCGGCATGGCCTATGCCGGCTGGGTCGCCTACCTGATCATCGGCTTCATCGGCGCATGCCTGTTGATCGCCGCTGGTCGGGTCGTAAAACGATAG